The following DNA comes from Rhodopirellula bahusiensis.
CTCCAGTCCCCCGAGGGATTCAAATTTTGTGTTCAGACCGTGGGATGACAAAGGCAGGGCTCCACTTCAATCTAGTATCGGGTCGGGAAGGAGGTGTCAGGTGCCTCTCGCAAGAGCGGCCCAACGATGGGGAAACAGAGATCGAGAATCGAAACTTCGACTCGCTGGCGATATCTTCGAAGGGAAAAGGATAGCGTTCCCGCCGGACGGTGCCTAACCGACGCTGGTTCCACCTCTTTCCTGTTTCAACCTCGTTTGGGGACAGGATCTATCACTGAGAAACACACCCGTGAAACATGGCGGGAATGAATTGGGGTTTTTCTCATCCGCTTGCTTTTGTTACGTCGAAGGTTGAATTGTTCAATGAATCTTCCCGTCTCGGATGAACCGCATGGCGAGTCGCCTTTTCCAGTCGATCGTTCCGTTGATGCCTGTCGTCGTGTTAGCACCCGTTTTGGTGCTGTCCGGGGGCTGTCACGATGGTCCCATGTACGCACTCAAACACGCCAATCCGTACTTCACAATGCGGCAGTGGAAGGCGGACGAAGCGATCGGTGTGACGGATCACAAACGTCGCGAAGAATTGCAGACGCTGGCGAATTCGATGTACGGCATGCCCGCCGAGCGTCAACAAACCTGGACGCCGCACCTGGAACAGATCTACGAAAACGATCCCAGCGCGGAGATGCGTCGATTGGCAATCTTGGCCGCGGGACGTTCCAAAGACGCGACCACAATCGATTTGGTCGCGAAAGGTTTGAAAGACGACAACCTGAAGGTTCGCATGGAAGCGTGTCGCGCTTTGGGTGAGCGTTCCGAAGAAAGAGCGGCTCAGTTGCTGGCGTCGATCGCCGGTGAATCGCAAGACCAAGATGTCCGTCACGCGGCGATCGCTGCTCTGGGCAAACACCCCGGCGAGATCTCAACCAATTCGCTCAAACTCGCTCTTCAAGACCGGGATCCTGCCACGCAGGACTTGGTGATCGAAACGCTTCGCGAGAGCACCGGAAAAGACTTGGGCAACGACCCTGCGGAATGGATCGCCGCCCTGAACGGTCAGCCAAGTGAAGAACCTGCCGGCGGATCAATATTCCGGTAACGAGTCGGACAAGACTCTTCGAACTGTCGTTGGTGTCTTCGATCTGTCGGTGCCAATCGGAGACAGGTCCACCGACAAATCAGATTTTGCCGTCGAGACCCATCTGGTAATACTTGTGGGTGATCTTGTCTTGGTTCTCTAGCAACCAATCGATCGATGGCTCGTTGTTCATCGCTTTGTGGATTGCCTGCGTCATCGCTTTGCGATGGATGTCGAACAAGGCTTTGTGGTCCAAGTTGTCGTCATCGATGACACCGGGATTCAACCACACGCTGCAGATGATGCCGAGGTCGTTGGCTTTTTCCTTGGGGATGTCGCCGGCACGAACCGCATCCAAGACGCCATTGGCGATCGCGGCTTGAACGGTGCCCATCAGGATGTTGGTGTAGCGGCTACTTTTGACCGTCACTTTGCTGACGCACAACGTCACCGGGCGGACTTGGATGTCCGTGTTCAGAATCGCGAAAACTTTGGAGTGACCCATCGATTGATCGCCCGTCAGCGTGGCCAGGGCGGTGCCAACGGGGCCGTCGAGTTCGCCGATGACGACTTCGGGTTCTGCGGCGGTAAAAGGCGGGCCACCGGCGACGAGAGATTCACCAGTGCGAAGGATGATGCGATCCGACATTCAATCAGCTCAATCATGGAGGAGGAGTGGGACTTCTTTCAAAGTCACGTTCAAACGGACCGCAGGGTAA
Coding sequences within:
- the fae gene encoding formaldehyde-activating enzyme, coding for MSDRIILRTGESLVAGGPPFTAAEPEVVIGELDGPVGTALATLTGDQSMGHSKVFAILNTDIQVRPVTLCVSKVTVKSSRYTNILMGTVQAAIANGVLDAVRAGDIPKEKANDLGIICSVWLNPGVIDDDNLDHKALFDIHRKAMTQAIHKAMNNEPSIDWLLENQDKITHKYYQMGLDGKI
- a CDS encoding HEAT repeat domain-containing protein, yielding MNRMASRLFQSIVPLMPVVVLAPVLVLSGGCHDGPMYALKHANPYFTMRQWKADEAIGVTDHKRREELQTLANSMYGMPAERQQTWTPHLEQIYENDPSAEMRRLAILAAGRSKDATTIDLVAKGLKDDNLKVRMEACRALGERSEERAAQLLASIAGESQDQDVRHAAIAALGKHPGEISTNSLKLALQDRDPATQDLVIETLRESTGKDLGNDPAEWIAALNGQPSEEPAGGSIFR